From a single Eretmochelys imbricata isolate rEreImb1 chromosome 13, rEreImb1.hap1, whole genome shotgun sequence genomic region:
- the CYP24A1 gene encoding 1,25-dihydroxyvitamin D(3) 24-hydroxylase, mitochondrial — MSSPLKRAPLLRSFLTLGDASTQQQHPQQPRLPTSSACAFHPKAEEVAPSVQAPHCRGHPLSALPGPTNWPLLGSLPDVLWKGGLKKQHETLADYHRKFGKIFRMKLGAFDSVHIGAPCLLEALYRKESAQPQRLEIKPWKAYRDYRDEGYGLLILEGKDWQRVRSAFQKKLMKPTEIVKLDSTVNEVLVDFMHRIDDLCNHNGEIENIYSEFNKWSFESICLVLYGKRFGLLQQDVGEEGLNFIKAVKTMMGTFGMMMVTPVELHKSLNTKVWQAHTNAWDNIFKTAKCSIDSRLEKYSDNPSEDFLCDIYFGSQLSKKELYAAITEFQIAGVETTANSLLWALYNISRNPHVQQKLFQEIQSAVSANESPNAEVLKKMPYLKACLKESMRITPSVPFTTRTLDKETMLGDYVLPEGTVLMLNSHALGSNEEYFRDWTTFKPERWLEKNIINPFAHIPFGIGRRMCVGRRLAELQLHLALCWLVRKYQIVATDNKAVETLHSGILIPSRELPIAFRRR; from the exons ATGAGCTCCCCCTTGAAGAGAGCCCCGCTGCTCAGGTCCTTCCTGACGCTGGGAGATGCCAGCACgcagcagcagcatcctcagCAACCCAGGCTGCCCACGTCCTCCGCCTGCGCCTTCCACCCTAAGGCGGAGGAGGTGGCGCCGAGCGTGCAGGCTCCTCACTGCAGGGGGCACCCCCTCTCCGCCCTGCCCGGCCCCACCAACTGGCCCCTGCTGGGCAGCCTGCCGGACGTCCTCTGGAAAGGGGGGCTCAAAAAGCAGCACGAGACGCTG GCTGATTACCACCGGAAATTTGGGAAGATTTTCCGCATGAAGCTGGGCGCCTTTGACTCCGTTCACATCGGAGCCCCCTGCTTGTTAGAAGCTCTGTACCGGAAAGAGAGCGCTCAGCCCCAGAGGCTGGAGATCAAGCCCTGGAAAGCCTACCGGGACTACAGAGACGAGGGCTACGGGCTGCTGATCCT AGAAGGAAAGGACTGGCAGAGAGTCAGAAGTGCCTTTCAGAAGAAGTTAATGAAGCCCACAGAAATCGTGAAACTGGATTCCACAGTCAATGAG GTTCTGGTGGATTTCATGCATAGAATAGATGATCTTTGTAACCACAATGGTGAAATTGAAAACATATATTCAGAATTCAACAAATGGTCCTTTGAAA GTATCTGCTTGGTATTGTATGGGAAGAGGTTTGGACTCCTGCAGCAGGATGTGGGAGAAGAAGGCCTGAACTTCATCAAGGCTGTAAAAACG ATGATGGGTACTTTTGGGATGATGATGGTGACCCCAGTTGAACTTCATAAAAGTCTGAACACAAAAGTCTGGCAAGCTCATACCAACGCATGGGACAATATCTTCAAAACAG CCAAGTGTTCAATTGACAGCAGACTGGAGAAATATTCTGACAATCCCAGTGAAGATTTCCTGTGCGACATTTACTTTGGGAGTCAACTCTCCAAGAAGGAACTGTATGCTGCTATCACAGAGTTCCAGATTGCAGGAGTTGAAACG ACTGCCAATAGTCTACTGTGGGCTCTGTATAACATTTCACGCAATCCACACGTTCAACAGAAGCTTTTCCAGGAAATACAGAGTGCAGTGTCTGCTAATGAGAGTCCAAATGCTGAGGTCCTGAAGAAAATGCCTTACCTAAAAGCATGTCTGAAAGAATCTATGAG GATAACACCATCTGTGCCATTTACCACTCGCACTCTTGACAAAGAAACAATGCTTGGGGACTATGTGTTACCTGAAGGG ACAGTGTTGATGTTAAACAGTCATGCCTTGGGATCCAATGAAGAGTACTTTAGAGACTGGACTACATTTAAACCGGAGCGTTGGCTTGAGAAGAATATAATAAATCCTTTTGCTCATATTCCTTTTGGCATTGGGAGGAGGATGTGCGTTGGGCGTCGCTTAGCTGAACTACAACTTCATTTAGCCCTTTGCTGG CTTGTTCGCAAATATCAGATTGTTGCAACTGACAATAAGGCAGTAGAAACTCTGCATTCAGGAATACTAATCCCCAGCCGAGAACTTCCCATTGCATTTAGAAGACGATGA